One window of bacterium genomic DNA carries:
- a CDS encoding ferredoxin, with the protein MPKIAKIVIDRDLCIGAASCVTIAPDVFDLDDENKAVFVLGYESHLADFDTVLMAAQSCPTKAIFLYDEEGNQLYPEA; encoded by the coding sequence ATGCCAAAAATTGCGAAAATTGTCATTGACCGAGACCTCTGCATCGGCGCCGCGTCGTGCGTCACGATCGCGCCGGACGTGTTCGATTTGGACGATGAGAACAAGGCCGTCTTCGTCCTCGGCTACGAGTCCCACCTTGCCGATTTCGACACGGTCCTCATGGCCGCACAGTCCTGTCCCACGAAAGCAATCTTCCTCTATGATGAAGAGGGGAATCAGCTCTACCCCGAAGCATGA
- a CDS encoding cysteine desulfurase family protein, with amino-acid sequence MHTKRSIYLDHAATTPTDPRVVASMAPYFTEEYGNPSSLYTTGRRAKQALDDARARISRVFACTPEELIFTASGTESDNMAVLGIARAHATRGKHLITTAIEHHAVLSAVAHLAKREGFDTTILPVDAYGMVTPEQVASALREDTTLVSIMLANNEIGTIEPIAKIAHAIRQWKEQHGRTRADAPFFHTDACQASGFLDLDVQKLGVDLMTVNGSKCYGPKGIGVLYKRRGVRIEPLVFGGGQEQRMRSGTENVPGAIGLATALEIATGDREAESTRLTTLRDWFISEVQQRVPKVVLNGHPTDRLPNNVNVSILDIEGEAALLYLDAKGIAAATGSACDSQTLDPSHVILAIGRPYEYAHASIRFTFGRATTREELAEVLDELPAIVKRLREISPVRLEMDAKKTVGSGASRETAQALVGQRPHWESK; translated from the coding sequence ATGCACACGAAGCGTTCTATCTATCTCGATCACGCCGCGACGACACCAACGGATCCCCGCGTTGTCGCATCCATGGCACCGTACTTCACTGAGGAGTACGGGAATCCATCGTCCCTCTACACGACCGGTCGCCGCGCGAAGCAGGCGCTCGATGACGCACGGGCGCGGATTAGTCGTGTGTTTGCCTGTACTCCGGAGGAGCTCATCTTCACCGCATCCGGCACGGAGTCGGATAATATGGCGGTGCTCGGCATCGCGCGCGCCCATGCGACGCGCGGCAAGCACCTCATCACCACGGCCATCGAGCACCACGCGGTCCTCAGTGCGGTCGCGCACCTCGCGAAGCGCGAAGGGTTCGATACGACGATTCTTCCGGTAGACGCGTACGGCATGGTGACACCGGAGCAGGTAGCGAGCGCGCTCCGCGAGGATACGACGCTCGTCTCCATTATGCTCGCGAACAATGAGATCGGAACGATCGAGCCGATTGCAAAGATCGCGCACGCGATCCGACAGTGGAAGGAGCAGCACGGCCGCACGCGCGCAGATGCCCCCTTCTTCCACACGGATGCGTGCCAGGCATCGGGATTCCTCGATCTCGATGTCCAGAAGCTCGGCGTGGATCTCATGACCGTGAACGGCTCCAAGTGCTACGGCCCCAAGGGTATCGGCGTGCTCTACAAGCGCCGCGGTGTCCGCATCGAGCCGCTCGTGTTCGGCGGTGGCCAGGAGCAGCGCATGCGTTCCGGTACGGAGAACGTCCCGGGCGCCATCGGGCTTGCCACCGCACTCGAAATCGCGACGGGGGATCGCGAGGCCGAGTCCACACGTCTCACGACACTGCGTGACTGGTTCATCAGCGAGGTGCAGCAGCGCGTGCCAAAAGTTGTCCTCAACGGCCATCCGACGGATCGTCTGCCGAACAACGTGAACGTCTCCATCCTCGACATCGAGGGCGAAGCCGCGCTGCTCTACCTCGACGCCAAGGGTATCGCCGCCGCCACGGGTTCCGCGTGCGACTCGCAGACGCTCGACCCGTCGCACGTCATCCTCGCCATCGGTCGTCCCTACGAGTACGCGCACGCGAGCATCCGTTTCACGTTTGGTCGCGCCACGACACGGGAAGAACTCGCGGAGGTACTCGATGAACTCCCCGCCATCGTCAAGCGCCTGCGGGAGATCAGTCCGGTGCGCCTGGAGATGGACGCGAAGAAAACGGTTGGCTCCGGCGCCTCACGGGAAACCGCGCAAGCACTCGTCGGTCAGCGCCCCCACTGGGAGTCGAAGTAA
- a CDS encoding iron-sulfur cluster assembly scaffold protein, whose amino-acid sequence MTTNAKKITARQMANAEIVNEHTGEKWVYSDIVKDHFFNPRNLLLEDPKEGEFDAVGMVGSPACGDVMKIWIKVDRTSDTIRDLKWQTFGCGSAIASTSMFSVMCTEDGGMVLTDALKIKPQHVMERLAGLPNRKIHCSVLADKAFRKAVNEYFRASAQHERVLVEHARVIDARLNITDKDIEEAVLEGAQTLEDVQQKLKVGVGDPESIPEIEQLIRFYHEKYYG is encoded by the coding sequence ATGACCACCAACGCGAAAAAAATAACCGCCCGGCAAATGGCCAACGCCGAGATCGTCAACGAACACACGGGCGAGAAATGGGTCTACTCCGATATCGTGAAGGACCACTTCTTCAACCCGCGCAACCTCCTCCTCGAGGACCCCAAGGAGGGCGAGTTCGATGCGGTCGGCATGGTGGGATCGCCCGCGTGCGGCGATGTCATGAAAATTTGGATCAAGGTGGATCGCACCTCGGACACGATTCGCGATCTCAAGTGGCAGACGTTCGGCTGCGGCTCCGCGATTGCATCAACGTCCATGTTCTCCGTCATGTGTACGGAGGACGGTGGCATGGTGCTCACCGATGCACTGAAGATCAAACCCCAGCACGTCATGGAGCGGCTCGCGGGGCTGCCGAATCGGAAGATCCACTGCTCCGTGCTCGCGGACAAGGCATTCCGCAAGGCCGTGAACGAGTACTTCCGCGCATCTGCACAACATGAGCGCGTTCTTGTAGAGCACGCTCGCGTCATTGACGCACGTCTCAACATCACGGATAAGGACATCGAAGAGGCGGTGCTCGAAGGCGCGCAGACGCTTGAGGATGTGCAACAGAAACTCAAGGTTGGCGTCGGGGACCCCGAGTCCATTCCGGAGATCGAGCAGCTCATCCGTTTCTACCACGAGAAGTACTACGGGTAG
- a CDS encoding peroxiredoxin, with product MQCCKDDFIGGKSCGCPTIGQPAPSFTGVTAYEQGKRDFTEVGLADYRGSWLVLFFYPRDFTFICPTEIRGFATKESEFSALSAKVLACSTDSAWSHKNWFERDLQDVHYPVLADTTHEVAEAYGVYNAQDGLAERGLFIIDPEGILRYIVVSSGSVGRSVDETLRVLKALQTGELCPVEWTEGTKTLGKA from the coding sequence ATGCAATGCTGCAAAGACGATTTTATCGGAGGAAAATCATGCGGATGTCCAACCATTGGACAGCCAGCACCGTCGTTCACCGGTGTCACCGCGTACGAGCAGGGTAAACGCGACTTCACGGAAGTAGGTCTCGCGGACTACCGCGGATCGTGGCTCGTCCTCTTCTTCTACCCGCGCGATTTCACCTTCATCTGCCCCACCGAGATTCGCGGATTCGCAACCAAGGAATCCGAGTTCTCTGCACTCTCCGCAAAAGTCCTCGCATGCTCCACGGATTCCGCCTGGAGCCACAAGAACTGGTTCGAGCGAGACCTCCAGGATGTGCACTACCCCGTTCTCGCAGACACCACCCACGAAGTTGCCGAGGCCTACGGGGTCTACAACGCACAAGACGGCCTCGCAGAGCGCGGACTCTTCATCATTGATCCCGAAGGCATCCTCCGCTACATCGTCGTCAGCTCCGGCTCCGTCGGACGCTCCGTTGATGAGACGCTCCGCGTCCTCAAAGCCCTCCAAACCGGCGAACTCTGTCCCGTAGAGTGGACAGAGGGAACCAAGACCCTCGGGAAGGCGTAG
- a CDS encoding Rrf2 family transcriptional regulator — protein MELHRNFKISSRSHHGVVFITELSRAEGDRPVSVRVIAQRMGLSEKYLEELVRALRAAGLVSSMRGRTGGYRLSKAPNAMTMGEIVRALEGPVVLAHCQDAGADAACPQEGTCASKKFFQRLKQTIDTELDRMTLQDFSA, from the coding sequence ATGGAACTCCATCGAAACTTTAAGATTTCAAGCAGGAGCCACCACGGTGTCGTTTTCATCACGGAGCTCAGCCGTGCAGAAGGCGATCGTCCCGTGAGCGTTCGCGTCATCGCACAACGTATGGGTCTCTCCGAGAAGTACCTCGAGGAGCTCGTGCGCGCACTCCGCGCAGCGGGGCTCGTCTCGAGCATGCGCGGTCGCACCGGCGGCTATCGGCTCTCGAAAGCGCCGAACGCGATGACGATGGGCGAGATCGTCCGCGCACTCGAAGGTCCCGTCGTCCTCGCACATTGCCAGGACGCTGGTGCGGATGCCGCGTGTCCCCAGGAGGGTACCTGTGCGTCCAAAAAGTTCTTCCAGCGCCTCAAGCAGACCATAGATACGGAGCTCGATCGCATGACGCTCCAGGACTTCAGCGCATGA
- a CDS encoding superoxide dismutase, with the protein MASATSYEPAPLPFQTSLTGISDKALAIHHDKLYVGYVKKMAEVAEKLAAISKDAAGLSAANQTYSELRALRDAETFATNGVYLHEYYFNVLGGDGKPEGALADAITEKWGSLETFVNFFSATGMAVRGWVVLAWDTHLARLKIYSGDAHNQGGVWGAIPIIVLDVYEHAYFMDYGADRKAYIEDFWKNLNWKAATTVYERTRGIMRA; encoded by the coding sequence ATGGCATCAGCAACATCGTACGAACCCGCGCCACTCCCATTCCAAACATCCCTCACGGGGATCTCGGACAAGGCGCTCGCCATCCATCACGACAAGCTCTACGTGGGGTATGTGAAGAAGATGGCGGAGGTCGCAGAGAAACTCGCGGCGATCTCGAAGGATGCCGCAGGGCTCAGCGCGGCGAACCAGACCTACTCAGAGCTCCGTGCGCTCCGCGATGCCGAGACGTTCGCGACGAACGGTGTCTACCTCCACGAGTACTACTTCAACGTCCTCGGTGGCGACGGCAAGCCCGAAGGTGCGCTCGCCGATGCGATCACGGAAAAGTGGGGCTCCCTGGAGACGTTCGTAAACTTTTTCTCCGCCACCGGCATGGCGGTGCGCGGATGGGTCGTACTCGCGTGGGACACGCACCTCGCGCGTCTGAAAATCTACTCCGGTGATGCCCACAACCAGGGCGGTGTCTGGGGCGCGATCCCCATTATCGTGCTCGACGTCTACGAGCACGCCTACTTCATGGACTACGGCGCAGACCGCAAGGCCTACATCGAGGATTTCTGGAAGAACCTCAACTGGAAAGCCGCAACAACCGTATACGAACGCACGCGAGGGATCATGCGCGCGTAA
- a CDS encoding NifU family protein — MSQPTITEKIEAILEEIRPFLESHKGNAKLVEVDADNNITLELIGTCKGCPMSVMTFGLGVEKRIRERCPEVNEVFYQ; from the coding sequence ATGAGCCAACCAACCATCACCGAAAAAATTGAAGCGATCCTCGAGGAGATCCGTCCGTTTTTGGAATCGCACAAGGGCAATGCGAAGCTCGTCGAGGTGGACGCGGACAATAACATCACGCTCGAGCTCATCGGCACCTGCAAGGGCTGCCCCATGTCCGTCATGACCTTTGGCCTCGGTGTCGAGAAGCGCATCCGTGAGCGCTGCCCCGAAGTCAACGAGGTCTTCTATCAGTGA